Proteins encoded within one genomic window of Rhododendron vialii isolate Sample 1 chromosome 1a, ASM3025357v1:
- the LOC131334077 gene encoding EG45-like domain containing protein, giving the protein MGAGTLFLFIVCITKCLSPVAYADQGYGKYYTPPYVPSACYGYQDEGDMIGAASDTLWNGGAACGSMYSITCIGATNQGVLQPCTGQSVTIKIVDYCPPPGCQATIDLSQESFAIIADLNAGKIVIEYNQV; this is encoded by the exons ATGGGTGCCGGAACgctatttttatttattgtgtGCATCACAAAATGCCTTAGTCCGGTGGCATATGCAGATCAGGGGTATGGCAAATATTACACACCCCCTTATGTTC CTTCTGCTTGCTATGGGTACCAAGACGAGGGTGACATGATCGGCGCGGCAAGCGACACTCTGTGGAACGGTGGTGCTGCCTGCGGGAGCATGTACAGTATTACTTGCATCGGTGCCACGAACCAGGGTGTGTTGCAGCCTTGTACGGGCCAGAGCGTGACGATAAAGATCGTGGATTACTGTCCACCACCGGGTTGCCAAGCAACTATCGATCTTTCTCAAGAGTCTTTCGCCATAATTGCAGACCTCAATGCCGGCAAAATCGTGATTGAATATAACCA GGTCTGA
- the LOC131335655 gene encoding EG45-like domain containing protein: MGVEIRVLILVGIASLCLAPVSYAATGTATFYTPPYVPSSCNGFQNDGVMIAAASDVIWDNRAACGRMYSVRCTGPTNQGVPQPCTGQSVVVKVVDYCPPGCASTIDLSQEAFTVIADPNAGKINIEYNQV; the protein is encoded by the exons ATGGGTGTCGAAATCCGAGTGCTTATACTTGTTGGCATCGCATCGTTGTGCCTTGCCCCTGTTTCGTATGCGGCTACAGGGACTGCTACGTTTTACACACCCCCTTACGTTC CTTCTTCATGCAATGGCTTTCAAAACGATGGTGTCATGATCGCCGCAGCAAGCGACGTGATATGGGACAATAGGGCAGCATGCGGGAGAATGTACAGCGTTCGTTGCACGGGTCCTACGAACCAAGGTGTGCCACAGCCTTGCACGGGTCAAAGCGTTGTGGTTAAGGTTGTGGACTACTGCCCACCTGGCTGCGCTTCAACCATTGATCTTTCCCAAGAAGCTTTCACCGTGATCGCGGACCCCAATGCCGGAAAAATCAACATTGAATATAACCA GGTCTAA